A window from Nycticebus coucang isolate mNycCou1 chromosome X, mNycCou1.pri, whole genome shotgun sequence encodes these proteins:
- the LOC128576735 gene encoding melanoma-associated antigen B10-like, which produces MPRGHKSKVRAREKHRQTRGEAQGAQAPGAEEEGPCTSSSLLCGSARSQDGERPSTSQALPTGDLSSCTPLDNRAIVLVQFLLRKYNMQEPITKADMLKCVTKKYKKHFDEILKKASDLMVLAFGIDVQEVDSNRRHYTLISKFGPSSEARLSGEEIMPKTGFLMTVLCVIFMKGNCASEDAIWEVLNVMEIYDGRRHFVFGDPRKLLTQDLVREKYLVYRQVPNSDPPRYEFLWGPRAHAETSKMKVLQFLAKIHNTVPSAFPTLYEEALRDEEARTRASFAAMLIASAGAGAQSRGNSSNFSQP; this is translated from the exons ATGCCGCGGGGGCACAAGAGTAAGGTCCGTGCCCGTGAGAAACACCGCCAGACTCGGGGCGAGGCTCAGGGGGCTCAGGCCCCCGGCGCTGAGGAAGAAGGGCCTTGcacttcttcctctcttctttgtgGTA GTGCCAGGAGCCAAGATGGGGAAAGACCAAGTACCTCCCAGGCACTACCCACAGGTGATCTTTCATCCTGCACACCTCTAGATAACAGGGCAATTGTGTTAGTTCAGTTTTTGCTGCGCAAGTATAACATGCAAGAGCCCATAACAAAGGCAGACATGCTGAAGTGTGTCACCAAAAAATATAAGAAGCATTTCGATGAGATTCTCAAGAAGGCCTCTGACCTTATGGTGCTGGCCTTTGGCATAGATGTGCAGGAAGTTGACTCCAACAGGCGCCACTATACCCTCATCAGCAAATTCGGTCCTAGCTCTGAAGCAAGGCTGAGTGGTGAAGAGATTATGCCCAAGACTGGCTTCCTAATGACTGTCTTGTGTGTGATCTTCATGAAGGGCAACTGTGCCTCTGAGGATGCTATCTGGGAAGTGCTTAATGTAATGGAGATATATGATGGAAGAAGGCATTTTGTCTTTGGGGATCCCAGGAAGCTCCTCACCCAAGATTTAGTAAGGGAAAAGTACCTGGTGTACCGGCAGGTGCCCAACAGTGATCCTCCACGCTATGAATTCCTGTGGGGTCCCAGAGCTCACGCAGAAACCAGTAAGATGAAagtcctgcagtttttggccaagatcCATAACACGGTCCCCAGTGCCTTCCCAACCTTGTATGAAGAGGCTTTGAGGGATGAGGAAGCGAGAACCCGAGCCAGCTTTGCAGCTATGTTAATCGCTAGTGCCGGAGCCGGTGCACAATCCAGGGGCAATTCCAGCAATTTCTCTCAGCCCTAG